In Chlorocebus sabaeus isolate Y175 chromosome 11, mChlSab1.0.hap1, whole genome shotgun sequence, one DNA window encodes the following:
- the LOC119623890 gene encoding LOW QUALITY PROTEIN: keratin, type II cuticular Hb5-like (The sequence of the model RefSeq protein was modified relative to this genomic sequence to represent the inferred CDS: inserted 1 base in 1 codon; substituted 1 base at 1 genomic stop codon), whose protein sequence is MASQSYRISSGCRIKNFSSRSAIVSKPGDHSCVSAMAHHGGSPGGLGYRRLGGFGSQILCTVWSPRIAVSCRWPYTAESXFGYPAGALCKLSPPHITSVTIKESLLIPLNLEIDPSAQCVKHEEKKQIKCLNNKFAAFIDKVRFLEQQNKLLETKLQFYXNCKCCESNLEPLFQGYIATLQREAECVEANSGRLASELNCTQEALEGCKKKYEEELVLRATAENEFMMLKKEVDCACLRKADLEANVEPLREEPVFLQSLYEEEIHLLQSQISDTSVVVKMDNSRELSMDLVVAEIKAQYDDIASRSRAEAETWYQTKCEEVKATVTQQDENLCRTKDELNELNRMIQRLTAEVENTKQQHCKLEATVAQSEQQGEAALSNACCKLAELEGTLQKAKQDMACLLKEYQEVMNSKLGLDMEIATYRKPLEGEGILLCEGVHSVNICVSRSQGGVVCGDLDSAASLRSEGVAISSGALCSPSVVGACSGARSVRFV, encoded by the exons ATGGCGAGCCAATCCTACCGCATCAGCTCTGGCTGCAGGATCAAGAACTTTAGCTCCCGCTCTGCCATTGTGTCCAAGCCTGGGGATCACAGCTGTGTCAGTGCCATGGCCCATCATGGGGGCAGTCCTGGGGGGCTAGGCTACAGGCGCCTGGGAGGCTTTGGCAGTCAGATCCTGTGTACGGTGTGGTCTCCCCGGATCGCGGTGAGTTGTAGATGGCCCTACACAGCAGAGT GGTTTGGCTACCCGGCAGGGGCCCTTTGTAAGCTCAGCCCGCCCCACATCACATCTGTCACCATCAAGGAGAGCCTCCTCATACCCCTCAACCTAGAGATCGACCCCAGTGCCCAGTGTGTGAAGCACGAGGAGAAGAAGCAGATCAAGTGTCTCAACAACAAGTTTGCTGCCTTCATTGACAAG GTGCGCTTCCTGGAGCAGCAGAACAAATTGCTGGAGACCAAGCTGCAGTTCTACTAGAACTGCAAGTGCTGCGAGAGCAACCTGGAGCCCCTGTTCCAGGGCTACATTGCGACCCTGCAGCGGGAGGCCGAGTGCGTGGAGGCTAACAGCGGCAGGCTGGCCTCAGAGCTCAACTGCACGCAGGAGGCTCTGGAGGGCTGCAAGAAGAA GTATGAAGAAGAGCTGGTCCTCAGGGCCACAGCTGAGAACGAGTTCATGATGCTGAAGAAG GAGGTAGACTGCGCCTGTCTGCGCAAGGCGGACCTGGAGGCCAACGTGGAGCCGCTGAGGGAGGAGCCAGTCTTCCTGCAGTCCCTCTACGAGGAG GAAATCCACCTCCTTCAATCACAAATCTCTGACACGTCTGTGGTGGTGAAGATGGACAACAGCCGGGAGCTCAGCATGGACTTGGTTGTGGCCGAGATCAAGGCTCAGTACGATGATATTGCCAGTCGCAGCCGGGCGGAGGCCGAGACCTGGTACCAAACCAAG TGCGAGGAGGTGAAGGCCACAGTCACCCAGCAGGATGAGAACCTCTGCAGAACCAAGGATGAGCTCAACGAGCTGAACCGCATGATCCAGAGGCTGACGGCAGAGGTGGAGAACACCAAGCAGCAG CACTGCAAGCTGGAGGCCACGGTGGCCCAGTCTGAGCAGCAGGGTGAGGCAGCCCTCAGCAATGCCTGCTGCAAGCTGGCTGAGCTGGAGGGCACCCTGCAGAAGGCCAAGCAGGACATGGCCTGCCTGCTCAAGGAGTACCAGGAGGTGATGAACTCCAAGCTGGGCCTGGACATGGAGATCGCCACTTATCGCAAACCGCTGGAGGGCGAGGGGATTCT GCTGTGTGAAGGCGTGCACTCAGTCAATATCT GTGTGAGCCGTTCCCAGGGTGGTGTGGTCTGCGGGGACCTGGACTCCGCTGCCTCCCTTCGCTCAGAGGGTGTGGCCATCAGCAGTGGTGCACTGTGTTCCCCCTCTGTGGTGGGGGCCTGCTCCGGTGCCCGATCTGTGCGGTTTGTGTAG